From Mytilus edulis chromosome 8, xbMytEdul2.2, whole genome shotgun sequence, one genomic window encodes:
- the LOC139484151 gene encoding uncharacterized protein: protein MILCQQSSFWFISFILLLLQNHDVIDGACLFPMNSGTWHSTDKGSLSITSNIIIDYPTSTFGSLSFECYTSSGTQYVARSSTFTRYGVDVRAYICFKLVKVTTFQYYYYEDSVEESTLSNERMKTVANTATVTVADICDRTVYAYGSYNIMVQDGYASEAASTCSSVIQGDWSYNFTDSSGNSACNFDSSVGICTDKSALAFNYTQCPQNIMYSAQGDLYCLYSSSGNSMTYQHVLNLDTTTDESTTYRISCLVMSIDGNSRYMTQYPNNCYDGQTSKSVSSPGATIEFSLKSSCPYTEAENYTAAIALGVIVPLILIIIIAVVGYKLYQNYKYYQENKEVDTPKPDPKYANGEIRNKRMCKSNGVMIDEKALINDTPRSVEIIIEDRNRPDSTLTTGSLLSAGIRRESSILLDINPSTRGTMVAESLPEVTEPIDYSSEYSDSDDDDQGSDNFLQLQSSGDFLDGKRDEGTQTPSIPQIVLDSISHGGDFQPDLISPIAVPPSMTTIPEHQTDATQTEQGGTNKKKKKRVKRTKSASSTRRVSSASKRRPGSSIKRKGTSKQKPDRYGNTDDKLVFGTRINILRIRPKSFRKKKQVNPLITDEDCPIDPSLNDLDTSTNDQIIVHSKDENITTETGEEKEIDDNTTDDTLNSNPSKSALKRNESMLREKIYRHTNRDIPSSKRKKKQPKLRHPLEQKKGDQEPLSDSWFKHRSTSVPRTHTNSDRKEETDGEGQVSPEVDDHGNLLPQSDNDSLEQKRPSTQQKPFMKPQAETTEEVFEKIKSMWQFGNKWLGNTYIAHSPK from the exons ATGATTTTGTGTCAACAGTCGTCATTCTGGTTCATCTCTttcattcttcttcttcttcagaATCATGACGTCATAG atgGAGCTTGTCTATTTCCTATGAATAGTGGAACATGGCATTCAACAGACAAAGGATCGCTTTCCATTACATCAAATATAATAATCGATTATCCAACTTCAACATTTGGTAGCCTTAGTTTTGAATGCTATACAAGTTCGGGAACTCAATATGTAGCAAG GTCAAGCACTTTTACGCGTTATGGAGTGGACGTTCGAGCATATATATGCTTTAAGCTAGTTAAAGTCACCACATTCCAATATTATTACTATGAAGATTCAG TTGAAGAATCAACACTAAGCAACGAACGGATGAAGACAGTTGCAAACACAGCAACTGTGACGGTCGCTGACATCTGTGACAGAACAGTGTATGCATATGGTTCATATAACATTATGGTGCAAGATG gATACGCGTCTGAAGCAGCTTCGACCTGTTCCAGTGTTATCCAGGGTGACTGGTCATACAACTTTACTGATAGTTCAGGGAATTCGGCGTGTAACTTCGATTCCTCTGTTGGCATATGTACAGATAAAAGTGCTCTAGCTTTTAACTACACACAATGTCCACAAAATATCATGTATTCAG CTCAAGGAGACCTGTATTGTTTATATTCATCCTCTGGAAATTCCATGACATATCAACATGTCCTTAATCTGGACACAACAACGGACGAATCTACAACCTACAGAATATCATGTTTG GTGATGTCAATTGATGGGAATTCACGATACATGACACAGTATCCTAATAACTGTTATGATGGACAGACATCAAAATCTGTGTCATCTCCAGGTGCTACGATAGAATTTTCACTGAAAA GTAGCTGTC CTTACACAGAGGCAGAAAATTATACGGCGGCAATAGCACTTGGGGTAATCGTACCTTTgatattgataataataattgCTGTAGTTGGCTATAAACTTTATCAGAACTATAAATATTACCAAGAAAACAAAGAGGTTGACACACCAAAGCCAGATCCAAAATACGCAAATGGCGAAATCCGTAATAAACGTATGTGCAAAAGTAACGGTGTTATGATTGATGAAAAAGCACTGATTAATGATACACCACGAAGTGTTGAAATTATTATAGAGGACAGAAATCGACCTGATTCCACACTCACAACTGGTTCACTTCTGTCTGCAGGAATTAGGCGCGAGTCTTCGATACTTCTCGATATTAACCCGTCAACTCGGGGTACGATGGTTGCCGAGTCTCTTCCGGAAGTTACCGAACCAATCGATTACTCATCTGAATATTCAGACTCCGATGATGATGACCAGGGTAGTGACAATTTTTTGCAATTACAATCGAGTGGTGACTTTCTGGATGGTAAGAGAGACGAAGGTACTCAAACACCAAGTATTCCTCAAATAGTACTGGACAGTATAAGTCATGGTGGAGACTTTCAACCGGATCTTATATCACCTATTGCCGTTCCGCCTTCGATGACTACTATACCAGAGCACCAGACTGATGCAACTCAAACAGAGCAAGGAGGAACaaataagaagaaaaagaaaCGGGTCAAGAGAACCAAGAGTGCATCTTCTACTAGAAGAGTGAGCTCAGCTTCGAAACGCCGACCTGGGAGCAGCATTAAAAGAAAGGGAACTTCAAAGCAAAAACCG GATCGCTATGGTAATACTGACGATAAATTAGTCTTTGGTACACGGATAAATATTTTGAGGATCCGCCCCAAATCATTCAGG AAAAAGAAGCAGGTTAATCCACTAATAACTGATGAAGATTGTCCAATTGATCCCAGTTTAAATGACCTAGATACGAGTACAAATGATCAAATCATTGTACATTCAAAAGATGAAAACATTACTACAGAAACTGGAGAGGAAAAAGAAATAGACGATAACACAACCGATGATACATTGAATTCAAATCCAAGCAAGTCTGCCTTGAAACGAAACGAAAGTATGCTGAGGGAGAAAATATATAGACATACCAATAGGGATATCCCGTCTTccaaaaggaaaaagaaacaacCAAAACTTAGACATCCTCTGGAACAAAAAAAG ggaGACCAAGAACCTCTGTCCGACTCTTGGTTTAAACATAGAAGCACTTCTGTACCTAGAACGCACACTAACTCCGATAG